A single region of the Pseudomonas solani genome encodes:
- a CDS encoding S1C family serine protease, which yields MRQALPLLFVVAGTLSGCMLDPITLAMSAADAAGPSEAEYQAEFERSVRESVIADFRTQSCTQLTNLWPEVKALHQKDAENGQMFIETREQVIAEKGCTVPAPLAGSTAQAKPDAGKAAAAPAAVAAASSTPVSPAPAPAVTPASSGALSTTIAEYIAMETPERYRNRSCDYLHARLIETSPGFASEDPEIRQWVQKAQTVVTQTLAEKRCAPASWVGGRIGARISTIDPVKAPRLRLPSTGVWVEGTLPGSPSAAAGLLRGDTLVSVNGTPVADASEFFVIVLKQPIGSTIQVKFWRVNAFQEVPVVIGAPQ from the coding sequence CGTCGTCGCTGGAACACTGAGCGGTTGCATGCTGGACCCGATAACCTTGGCGATGAGTGCCGCCGATGCGGCCGGCCCCAGCGAGGCTGAATACCAGGCCGAGTTCGAGCGCTCCGTCCGCGAGTCGGTGATCGCCGACTTTCGCACCCAATCCTGCACGCAGCTCACGAATCTATGGCCGGAGGTCAAGGCGCTGCATCAGAAGGACGCTGAAAACGGGCAGATGTTCATCGAAACGCGTGAGCAGGTGATCGCCGAAAAAGGCTGCACAGTGCCAGCGCCCCTGGCAGGAAGCACTGCCCAGGCGAAGCCGGATGCAGGCAAGGCCGCCGCCGCACCGGCGGCGGTCGCTGCGGCCTCGTCCACCCCCGTCTCTCCGGCGCCTGCTCCTGCCGTAACGCCCGCCAGCAGCGGGGCGTTGAGCACGACGATTGCAGAGTACATCGCCATGGAAACACCGGAGCGCTACCGCAACCGCTCCTGCGATTACCTGCATGCGCGGTTGATCGAAACCTCTCCGGGGTTCGCCAGCGAAGACCCCGAAATCAGGCAATGGGTGCAGAAGGCACAAACCGTCGTCACCCAGACCCTGGCGGAAAAGCGTTGCGCACCGGCTTCCTGGGTGGGGGGCCGGATCGGGGCGAGGATATCCACCATCGACCCCGTCAAGGCGCCACGCCTGAGGCTTCCAAGCACCGGGGTCTGGGTTGAGGGAACCCTGCCCGGCAGCCCATCGGCAGCGGCCGGGCTGCTGCGTGGTGACACCCTGGTGTCGGTCAACGGCACGCCCGTCGCAGACGCTTCGGAGTTCTTCGTCATCGTCCTCAAGCAGCCCATTGGCTCGACCATCCAGGTGAAGTTCTGGCGCGTGAACGCCTTCCAGGAAGTCCCGGTCGTGATCGGTGCGCCGCAGTAG